A window of Trichoderma atroviride chromosome 3, complete sequence contains these coding sequences:
- a CDS encoding uncharacterized protein (EggNog:ENOG41~SECRETED:SignalP(1-17)) — protein MVNKAIVASLLFGAAMAVPYPPSATNGVRHPVPDHAYPHKKVNGGNYMPSRTGKTTASKTSAAPAAAKDQGKRSAGETVNNAVARYDNSNITDGVGDGNDSYTLYLGDGSTGAGWPDQSRWVSFENMFNNYKDQMFSSCDWMGVADDSGPEVGAIWDGIQSAAAATGVDHRFILAVIMQESGGCVRVWTTNYGVRNPGLMQDHNGAATCNENGNVQNPCPSATIYQMISEGTAGTNDGDGLANCINESGRSDVSAFYRAARIYNSGSISSTGNLQSNVATHCYASDIANRLTGWRNAPSTCTCDSNPGSCGSVNY, from the coding sequence ATGGTCAACAAGGCTATCGTCGCTTCTCTGCTCTTTggcgctgccatggctgtgcCTTACCCGCCTTCTGCCACAAACGGCGTCAGACATCCTGTGCCTGATCATGCCTACCCCCACAAGAAGGTCAACGGCGGTAACTACATGCCTTCTCGTACTGGCAAGACCACTGCCTCCAAGAcgtctgctgctcctgctgccgccaagGACCAGGGCAAGCGATCCGCCGGAGAGACTGTCAACAACGCTGTGGCCCGATACGACAACTCCAACATCACCGAcggtgttggtgatggtaACGACAGCTACACTCTGTACCTCGGCGACGGCAGCACCGGCGCTGGCTGGCCCGACCAGAGCCGATGGGTTTCTTTCGAGAACATGTTCAACAACTACAAGGACCAGATGTTCTCATCTTGCGACTGGATGGGCGTTGCCGACGACAGCGGCCCAGAGGTCGGAGCCATTTGGGACGGCATCCAgtctgctgccgctgccactgGTGTCGACCACCGTTTCATCCTTGCTGTCATCATGCAAGAGTCTGGTGGCTGTGTCCGTGTTTGGACCACCAACTACGGTGTCCGCAACCCTGGTTTGATGCAGGATCACAACGGTGCCGCTACCTGCAACGAGAACGGAAACGTTCAGAACCCTTGCCCCTCAGCCACCATCTACCAGATGATCAGCGAGGGTACTGCCGGTACCAACGATGGTGATGGTCTTGCCAACTGCATCAACGAGTCTGGCCGCAGCGACGTCTCGGCCTTCTACCGTGCCGCCCGTATCTACAACTCtggctccatctccagcactGGCAACCTCCAGAGCAACGTTGCTACTCACTGCTATGCTAGCGATATTGCCAACCGTTTGACTGGTTGGAGAAACGCCCCCAGCACTTGCACTTGCGACAGCAACCCCGGCAGCTGCGGCTCTGTTAACTACTAA
- a CDS encoding uncharacterized protein (EggNog:ENOG41~CAZy:PL20~SECRETED:SignalP(1-19)), which yields MGIVNVFAAALAALPLAIATQTFQNGGTTAGFDYVRHENQGQVLQVADITYKGNSALLMQQTYTPGYTGRYHSEVDHNQGYKRGDELFYGFMFRLSSAWEFDQQSYNIAQFIADRLGAGCDDDDWMPSSLIWLEGNQLNSRIVSGNYRQPDCSRTFTGTGNIATVSAGAWHKVIIQAKWASDSSGYYKMWFDGNKVYEHYNIATTTNDDAVFAFRVGLYANGWHDDKKMVGNQGFRQVWYDEVAVGTTFADVDPDQYE from the coding sequence ATGGGCATTGTCAAcgtctttgccgccgccTTGGCGGCTTTACCTCTTGCAATCGCCACACAGACTTTCCAAAATGGAGGTACCACAGCCGGATTCGACTATGTTCGACATGAGAACCAAGGCCAAGTGCTACAAGTAGCAGACATTACATACAAAGGCAACTCGGCGCTCTTGATGCAGCAAACATACACACCGGGCTACACTGGCCGATACCACTCCGAGGTGGATCACAACCAAGGCTATAAACGTGGAGATGAGCTGTTCTACGGCTTCATGTTCCGCTTGTCGTCTGCTTGGGAATTCGATCAGCAGTCTTACAACATCGCGCAGTTCATCGCCGATCGACTTGGAGCTGgctgcgacgacgacgactggATGCCTTCCTCACTCATCTGGCTAGAGGGCAATCAGCTCAACTCCCGAATCGTTAGCGGCAATTATCGTCAGCCGGACTGCAGCCGTACATTCACGGGTACTGGAAACATTGCTACTGTTTCTGCCGGCGCATGGCACAAAGTTATTATCCAAGCCAAGTGGGCGAGCGACAGTTCAGGCTACTATAAAATGTGGTTCGATGGAAACAAAGTCTATGAGCACTACAATATTGCTACAACAACCAACGATGATGCCGTATTTGCATTCCGCGTGGGTTTGTATGCTAACGGCTGGCATGACGATAAGAAGATGGTTGGTAACCAGGGATTCCGTCAAGTATGGTACGACGAGGTTGCTGTCGGTACTACTTTCGCGGATGTAGACCCTGATCAGTACGAGTAA
- a CDS encoding uncharacterized protein (EggNog:ENOG41~SECRETED:SignalP(1-23)~CAZy:CE15) → MTMQVLKILVLAVPILAQSQVWGQCGGIGWTGPTTCVAGATCVVNNPYYSQCIPNGQASSATTAATTTTFATSTTKTSTPVSGSQTSTSAATCSALPASISLKSNSKLNDLFTLFNGDKVTTKAQFACRQAEISQLVQRYELGTLPGRPATLTASFSGNTLTINCGDSGKSMSFSVTITYPSSGSAPYPAIIAYGGGSLPAPAGVAMINFNNDDMAAQVNTGSRGQGKFYTLYGSGHSAGAMTAWAWGVSRVIDALEQVTAARIDTTRIGVTGCSRNGKGALLAGAFDSRIALTLPQESGAGGSACWRISDYLKSQGANIQTASEIIGEDPWFSTSFNSYVNQVPVLPFDHHSLAALIAPRGLFVIDNNIDWLGPQSCFGCMTAAHTAWQALGASDHMGYSQIGAHAHCAFPSNQQSQLTAFVQKFLLGQSTNTAIFQSDFTFSQSQWIDWTVPTLT, encoded by the exons ATGACTATGCAGGTTTTAAAGATTCTTGTTCTCGCCGTGCCAATTCTAGCCCAATCTCAAGTTTGGGGGCAGT GTGGTGGAATTGGCTGGACTGGCCCAACTACATGCGTCGCTGGCGCGACCTGTGTAGTCAACAATCCTTACTATTCTCAATGCATTCCTAACGGAcaagcatcatcagccaccACAGCTGCAACAACCACCACTTTCGCTACCTCTACCACCAAAACGTCGACACCAGTTTCTGGAAGTCAAACATCGACATCTGCCGCTACATGCTCTGCATTACCGGCTTCCATATCTCTCAAGAGCAATTCTAAACTGAACGACCTGTTCACATTGTTTAATGGAGATAAAGTAACGACAAAAGCCCAGTTCGCGTGCCGGCAAGCCGAAATTTCTCAGCTGGTCCAGCGATACGAGCTTGGAACTCTGCCAGGACGCCCCGCTACTCTTACGGCGTCTTTTTCAGGAAATACGTTGACAATTAACTGTGGAGATTCTGGGAAGTCAATGTCCTTCTCTGTAACAATTACCTATCCTTCTTCAGGATCGGCTCCTTATCCTGCAATCATTGCCTACGGAGGCGGCAGTCTACCAGCACCTGCCGGCGTTGCCATGATCAATTTCAACAACGACGATATGGCAGCTCAGGTCAATACTGGCAGTAGAGGCCAAGGAAAGTTCTACACTCTCTACGGAAGTGGGCATTCTGCAGGCGCAATGACAGCATGGGCTTGGGGAGTCAGTCGGGTGATTGACGCTCTCGAACAAGTGACAGCAGCAAGGATTGATACCACGAGAATTGGGGTAACGGGATGTTCGCGCAACGGAAAGGGTGCCCTGCTAGCAGGAGCATTCGATAGCCGCATCGCATTAACACTTCCCCAAGAATCGGGAGCAGGTGGATCGGCATGTTGGAGGATTTCCGACTACTTGAAGTCCCAGGGAGCAAATATCCAGACCGCATCTGAGATCATTGGAGAAGACCCTTGGTTTTCAACTTCTTTCAACAGTTACGTTAACCAAGTACCTGTTTTACCATTCGACCACCACTCCTTGGCCGCATTGATTGCCCCAAGAGGACTATTCGTTATTGATAACAACATTGATTGGCTAGGCCCACAGAGCTGCTTTGGATGCATGACAGCGGCACATACGGCATGGCAAGCGCTTGGAGCTTCAGACCACATGGGCTACTCCCAGATTGGAGCTCACGCACACTGCGCCTTTCCATCGAATCAGCAATCTCAGCTAACGGCTTTTGTGCAAAAGTTCTTGCTCGGCCAATCGACGAATactgccatcttccaaagCGATTTTACATTTTCACAAAGCCAATGGATCGACTGGACTGTTCCAACTTTAACTTGA
- a CDS encoding uncharacterized protein (EggNog:ENOG41~CAZy:GH30~SECRETED:SignalP(1-19)) gives MFASNHLAILANFAALCAAQSAITVNVNTRYQQIDGFGFSQAFGRASQFQSANASTQKQALDYLFSTTTGAGFSIIRNRIGSGGSGDSIEPNNPGSPSATPSYVWDNNDSGQIWFTKQAVSYGVKTIYADAWGAPGFMKTSGSDSSPGYLCGTTGHSCSSGDWRQAYANFLVQYVKYYASAGYTITHLGFLNEPDFQPSYSQMQISSNAQEAISFIPILYNTVKAAGLGTKITCCDAVGWTDQSTYTTNLVNGGSTQYLGVITSHSYSADATSPLSQTTLPKWNTEGGPSTAFVTTWYGSGGTNEGFTWANKLAVAMVNAQLSAYLFWEGFEIQQSQSGSHLVDALDGKTATPSGIFWAFAMWSRYIRPGAYRVATTGSISNVIIGAFQNTDNSVILVFTNSGTSAQSAKVSFTGFSPSSAAAYVTDNTHTFATTSATLSGGAITVSVPLRGVVTVKLT, from the exons ATGTTTGCTTCCAATCacttggcaatcttggcaaaCTTTGCCGCCTTATGTGCAGCACAATCTGCAATCACTGTCAATGTTAATACCAGGTATCAGCAGATTGACGGCTTCGGCTTTTCTCAAGCATTTGGCCGCGCCAGCCAATTCCAGAGTGCCAATGCTAGCACTCAAAAGCAAGCTTTAGATTATCTGTTCAGTACCACTACTGGTGCTGGCTTTAGCATCATCCGCAACCGCATCGGATCAGGTGGTTCTGGGGACAGCATCGAGCCAAATAATCCAGGCTCTCCTTCTGCGACACCGAGTTATGTATGGGATAACAACGATAGTGGCCAAATATGGTTTACAAAACAAGCTGTTTCTTATGGAGTCAAGACAATCTATGCTGATGCATGGGGTGCTCCGGGGTTTATGAAAACCAGCGGCTCAGACTCGTCCCCTGG GTATCTTTGTGGCACTACAGGCCACTCGTGCTCATCTGGAGACTGGAGACAAGCGTATGCAAACTTTCTTGTGCAGTACGTCAAGTACTACGCATCAGCGGGCTACACGATCACGCATCTAGGGTTCTTGAATGAGCCGGATTTCCAGCCCTCATACTCTCAGATGCAGATCAGCTCGAATGCCCAAGAGGCTATATCATTTATACCAATTCTGTATAACACAGTCAAGGCTGCTGGCCTTGGTACCAAGATCACTTGCTGCGACGCAGTAGGCTGGACCGACCAGAGCACTTATACGACAAATCTAGTCAATGGGGGCTCAACTCAATATCTTGGTGTAATCACCTCTCACTCGTACAGCGCAGACGCCACTTCGCCACTGAGCCAGACCACGCTGCCGAAATGGAACACTGAAGGCGGACCCAGCACAGCATTCGTTACCACATGGtatggcagcggcggcaccaACGAAGGCTTCACCTGGGCCAATAAGTTGGCTGTTGCGATGGTCAACGCACAGCTCTCGGCGTATCTTTTCTGGGAAGGCTTTGAGATCCAACAATCACAGTCAGGCAGTCACTTGGTCGATGCTCTCGATGGGAAGACAGCTACGCCATCGGGTATCTTCTGGGCATTCGCCATGTGGTCCCGATACATTCGTCCTGGGGCCTATCGTGTTGCCACTACAGGATCCATATCGAACGTTATAATTGGCGCCTTCCAGAATACCGACAATTCCGTAATTCTTGTCTTTACAAACAGTGGAACTTCGGCACAGTCAGCTAAAGTGTCTTTTACTGgattttctccatcttctgccGCCGCATACGTCACGGACAATACTCATACCTTTGCAACTACGTCCGCGACATTATCTGGCGGAGCCATCACGGTTTCTGTGCCTTTGCGAGGAGTCGTCACCGTAAAATTGACCTAG